The proteins below come from a single Cylindrospermopsis raciborskii Cr2010 genomic window:
- the argJ gene encoding bifunctional ornithine acetyltransferase/N-acetylglutamate synthase: MADWDEITGGITAARGYRAAGIAAGLKPSGLPDLALILSDVDAIAAGVFTTSHVRAACVDYCRQRLQTKHTTRAILCNAGQANAATGDQGIKDTIESANLLGKELNINPESILLASTGVIGQRIKMDALANGIPKLVAQLSETGSDAAAKAIVTTDLVTKSIALETTIHDRPVRIGGIAKGSGMIHPQMATMLAFITCDAAVSPTLWQQMLTRAADRSFNSITVDGDTSTNDSLIALANGESRTPAITEIGPESEKLEGMLTAVCQHLAKAIARDGEGATCLVEVQVTGAADETAARQIAKTIAGSSLVKAAIFGRDPNWGRIAGAAGRAGVPFEQDHLKIKIGDFLLMENGQPLPFDKGAVNAYLKQAASGTYLKEDTVLITVSVGHGNGFGQAWGCDLSYDYVKINAKYTT, from the coding sequence ATGGCAGACTGGGATGAAATCACGGGTGGTATCACCGCAGCACGGGGATATAGAGCTGCAGGAATCGCAGCTGGGTTAAAACCTTCGGGACTACCTGATTTAGCTTTAATTCTATCAGACGTAGATGCAATTGCTGCTGGTGTATTCACCACAAGTCATGTAAGGGCCGCCTGTGTAGATTATTGTCGTCAAAGACTACAGACCAAGCATACAACCAGAGCTATACTGTGTAATGCAGGTCAAGCTAATGCTGCAACTGGTGACCAAGGTATCAAAGATACAATAGAAAGTGCAAACCTATTAGGGAAAGAACTAAATATAAACCCGGAGTCAATTTTGCTTGCTTCTACGGGGGTAATTGGTCAGAGAATTAAAATGGATGCTTTGGCAAATGGTATACCCAAACTGGTTGCCCAACTCTCGGAAACAGGTTCAGATGCAGCAGCTAAGGCTATTGTGACTACAGATTTAGTCACCAAATCCATTGCGTTGGAAACCACCATACATGACCGTCCAGTACGTATTGGTGGTATTGCCAAAGGTTCAGGGATGATTCACCCGCAAATGGCTACCATGCTGGCATTTATCACCTGTGATGCAGCGGTTTCCCCCACTCTATGGCAGCAAATGTTAACACGCGCTGCAGATAGAAGCTTCAATTCCATTACCGTAGATGGTGATACCAGCACTAATGATAGTTTAATTGCCTTAGCCAATGGAGAATCTCGCACACCCGCTATTACCGAAATAGGACCAGAATCCGAAAAACTAGAAGGGATGTTAACAGCTGTTTGTCAACACTTGGCAAAAGCGATCGCTCGTGATGGTGAAGGTGCAACTTGTTTAGTAGAGGTACAGGTTACAGGTGCAGCGGATGAAACCGCAGCGCGACAAATAGCTAAAACCATTGCTGGGTCATCCCTAGTCAAGGCGGCAATTTTTGGACGTGATCCCAATTGGGGACGTATTGCTGGTGCTGCTGGACGTGCGGGAGTGCCATTTGAACAAGATCACCTGAAAATTAAGATTGGTGACTTCCTGCTGATGGAAAATGGTCAACCCCTACCCTTTGATAAAGGTGCTGTCAATGCCTATTTAAAACAAGCAGCTTCAGGAACTTATCTCAAAGAAGATACGGTGTTAATTACTGTCAGTGTTGGTCATGGAAATGGTTTTGGTCAAGCTTGGGGTTGTGATTTGAGTTATGACTATGTAAAAATTAATGCCAAATATACAACTTAA
- a CDS encoding FAD-binding oxidoreductase has protein sequence MSATSQFLTLTGINKVTPWEELGQTVQERVRLAMDQTHPSCMVYPQTQEELSTIIATANSNRWRVLTCGGMTKINWGGLTSPDIIVIVSTEYINKLIEHAVGDLTITVEAGIKFREIQEILGKRGQTLGLDPAFPEHATIGGIVATGDTGSLRQRYGGVRDQLLGITFVRADGKIAKAGGRVVKNVAGYDLMKLLTGAYGTLGVISQVTLRVYPLPETSGTVILTGQPEPISQVAKILQSSQLTPTQADLISHGLVSQLGLGDGIGLMVRFQSIENSVQQQLQRCSSMGEELGLTSTVYLGDETKQEASLWQQLPELIYNCGHNWEITAKIGVLPTAAVNIISQIQYGLIHLNSGLGLVRLEDENPVLTLRSLCQENLGFLSMLSAPVTVKKNMDVWGYNANNIEIMRRIKQQFDPNSILNPGRFIGGI, from the coding sequence ATGAGTGCGACTTCTCAGTTTCTAACCCTAACGGGGATAAATAAGGTAACTCCTTGGGAAGAACTAGGTCAGACTGTACAAGAACGGGTGCGATTGGCAATGGATCAAACCCACCCCAGTTGTATGGTTTATCCCCAAACCCAAGAAGAACTAAGTACGATTATAGCCACAGCAAATAGTAATAGATGGCGAGTTCTGACCTGTGGGGGGATGACGAAAATTAACTGGGGTGGTTTAACCAGTCCTGATATTATTGTCATTGTCAGCACAGAATATATAAATAAACTCATAGAACATGCGGTTGGTGATTTGACCATTACAGTAGAAGCGGGAATCAAATTCAGGGAAATCCAGGAGATTTTAGGCAAACGTGGGCAAACCTTGGGATTAGATCCTGCGTTTCCTGAACATGCGACTATTGGGGGTATAGTAGCGACTGGGGACACTGGTTCTCTACGTCAACGTTATGGAGGAGTGCGTGACCAACTTTTAGGCATAACTTTTGTCCGCGCTGATGGAAAAATTGCCAAAGCTGGGGGAAGGGTGGTGAAAAACGTTGCTGGTTATGATCTGATGAAATTGTTGACTGGTGCTTATGGTACTCTGGGGGTTATCAGTCAAGTTACCCTTAGGGTTTATCCTTTACCAGAAACTTCGGGAACAGTAATACTAACTGGTCAACCTGAACCTATTTCCCAGGTTGCCAAAATTCTTCAAAGTTCTCAATTAACACCAACCCAAGCTGATTTAATATCCCATGGATTAGTTTCCCAATTAGGTTTAGGAGACGGTATTGGTTTAATGGTTAGGTTTCAAAGTATTGAGAACAGCGTCCAGCAGCAGTTACAAAGATGTTCAAGTATGGGGGAAGAACTAGGTTTAACATCAACAGTCTATTTAGGTGATGAGACTAAGCAAGAAGCCAGTCTATGGCAACAATTACCAGAACTAATCTATAACTGCGGGCACAATTGGGAAATTACTGCCAAAATAGGAGTATTGCCAACTGCTGCTGTGAACATCATTAGTCAAATCCAGTATGGATTAATTCATCTCAATAGCGGGTTAGGTTTAGTCCGGTTAGAAGACGAAAATCCGGTTCTCACCTTGCGCAGTTTGTGTCAGGAGAATTTAGGGTTTTTAAGTATGTTATCCGCACCGGTAACAGTCAAAAAAAATATGGATGTTTGGGGTTATAATGCCAATAACATAGAAATTATGCGACGGATTAAACAACAATTTGATCCCAATTCCATATTAAATCCTGGTCGATTTATAGGTGGGATTTAA
- a CDS encoding (Fe-S)-binding protein, whose amino-acid sequence MQIASGSSNDMKNLQGFDSNHPPDPKLIDSCVHCGFCLSTCPSYRVIGKEMDSPRGRIYLMDAINEGEIALNTATVQHFDSCLGCLACVSTCPSGVQYDKLISATRHQVERNYQRSFADKLIRQLIFSLFPNPDILRILLFPLFLYQKLGISQLLRATRLIQKISPRLAAMESILPKITIQSFGNNLPDIIPAQGAKRYRVGMILGCVQRLFFSPVNEATVRVLTANGCEVIIPKSQGCCAALPEHQGQTEQAKALARQMIDSFADSNVDFIIINAAGCGHTLKEYGHILADDPEYAAKAQIFAAKVKDAQEFLVSVGLTAELSSLSDKPLTLVYQDACHLLHGQKISLQPRQLLKQIPGVNLKEPLDAALCCGSAGVYNLLQPEIAQELGEQKAQNLLNTGADVIASPNPGCSLQISKYLGDRKASVMHPMELLDYSIRNQKLPLEQIIS is encoded by the coding sequence ATGCAAATTGCCAGTGGTTCCAGCAATGATATGAAAAATCTACAGGGATTTGATTCCAACCATCCCCCCGACCCAAAATTAATTGATAGTTGTGTGCATTGTGGATTTTGTCTTTCCACATGTCCTAGTTATCGGGTGATAGGTAAAGAAATGGACTCACCCAGAGGTCGTATTTATTTAATGGATGCTATTAACGAAGGGGAAATTGCCCTAAATACTGCTACAGTTCAACACTTTGACTCTTGCTTAGGTTGTCTTGCCTGTGTTTCTACTTGTCCTTCTGGAGTACAGTATGATAAGTTGATTTCCGCGACTCGTCACCAGGTAGAAAGGAATTATCAGCGCAGTTTTGCTGATAAATTAATCCGACAATTAATCTTCTCCCTTTTTCCTAATCCAGATATTTTAAGAATATTGCTTTTTCCCCTATTTCTCTATCAGAAGTTGGGAATTTCCCAATTGTTACGCGCTACCAGACTAATCCAGAAAATCTCTCCTAGGTTAGCTGCGATGGAATCAATTTTACCGAAAATTACCATCCAGTCTTTTGGTAATAATTTACCAGATATCATTCCCGCTCAGGGTGCAAAACGCTATCGAGTAGGAATGATTTTAGGATGTGTACAACGTCTGTTTTTCTCCCCCGTTAATGAAGCAACAGTGCGGGTTTTAACTGCTAATGGTTGTGAGGTAATCATTCCCAAGTCCCAGGGTTGTTGTGCTGCGCTTCCTGAACACCAAGGACAAACAGAACAAGCAAAAGCTTTAGCAAGACAAATGATTGACAGTTTTGCAGATAGCAATGTGGATTTTATCATTATTAATGCTGCTGGTTGTGGTCATACCTTAAAGGAATATGGTCATATTTTAGCTGATGACCCAGAATACGCAGCAAAAGCTCAAATATTTGCAGCAAAGGTAAAAGATGCGCAGGAATTTTTAGTGTCGGTTGGGTTAACTGCTGAACTTTCATCCTTGAGCGACAAACCTTTAACTTTAGTTTATCAAGATGCTTGTCATTTATTGCACGGTCAAAAAATTAGTCTTCAACCTCGTCAACTTCTAAAACAAATTCCAGGGGTAAATTTAAAAGAACCTTTAGATGCTGCTTTGTGTTGTGGAAGCGCAGGAGTTTATAATCTCCTACAACCAGAAATTGCTCAGGAGCTGGGTGAGCAAAAAGCACAGAATTTATTAAATACAGGTGCTGATGTTATTGCTTCTCCTAACCCAGGATGTAGTTTACAAATCAGTAAATATTTGGGGGATAGAAAAGCATCTGTCATGCACCCTATGGAATTATTGGACTATTCTATTCGCAATCAAAAATTGCCACTGGAGCAGATTATTTCATAA
- the ung gene encoding uracil-DNA glycosylase, which yields MIFDLKVPGEWDSVLSDEFRKPYWKQLEEFLVQERSSQTIYPPESEVFSAFELTPYQQVNVLLLGQDPYHQRNQAHGLCFSVKPGIKPPPSLKNIYRELQQDIGCPIANHGYLANWAKQGILMLNAVLTVREGQANSHKNQGWELFTDEVIKKVNEKTKPVIFVLWGGYARKKVKLIDTNRHLVIESAHPSPLSAYHGFFGSKPFSAINSALKIWDKPEIDWGL from the coding sequence ATGATTTTTGATTTAAAGGTTCCTGGGGAATGGGATAGTGTTCTCTCGGACGAGTTCCGGAAACCTTATTGGAAGCAACTGGAAGAGTTTCTCGTTCAAGAAAGAAGTTCTCAAACCATTTACCCACCAGAGTCAGAAGTTTTTTCTGCTTTTGAATTAACACCTTACCAACAGGTAAATGTTTTATTATTAGGGCAAGATCCCTATCATCAAAGAAATCAAGCCCATGGTTTATGTTTTTCCGTCAAACCTGGTATTAAACCACCACCTTCTCTCAAAAACATTTATCGGGAACTTCAACAAGATATAGGATGTCCTATTGCCAATCATGGTTACCTAGCTAATTGGGCTAAGCAAGGTATCTTAATGCTAAATGCGGTGTTAACCGTAAGAGAGGGACAAGCCAATTCTCATAAAAATCAAGGTTGGGAACTTTTCACCGATGAGGTGATTAAAAAGGTTAATGAAAAAACAAAACCCGTCATCTTTGTTCTTTGGGGTGGATATGCGAGAAAAAAAGTCAAACTAATTGACACAAATCGACACTTAGTGATTGAATCAGCCCACCCTTCTCCTTTATCCGCCTATCATGGCTTTTTTGGTAGCAAACCCTTCTCAGCAATAAATTCAGCTTTAAAGATCTGGGATAAACCAGAAATTGACTGGGGATTATAG
- the gatB gene encoding Asp-tRNA(Asn)/Glu-tRNA(Gln) amidotransferase subunit GatB — protein MSIATAVKTEYEAIIGLETHCQLSTNTKIFSSSSTAFGAEPNTNIDPVCMGLPGVLPVLNAKVLEYAVKAGLALNCQIAKYSKFDRKQYFYPDLPKNYQISQYDLPIAEHGWLEIEMVDDHDNPVRKRIGITRLHMEEDAGKLVHAGSDRLAGSSYSLVDYNRAGVPLIEIVSEPDLRSGQEAAEYAQELRRIMRYLGVSDGNMQEGSLRCDVNISVRPVGEKKFGTKVEIKNMNSFSAIQRAIDYEIQRQIAAIEAGERIIQETRLWEEGSQRTSSMRVKEGSSDYRYFPEPDLAPIEVSHSQLETWRSELPELPAQKRHRYEHELGLSAYDTRVLTEDLPVTEYFETAINAGANPKSAANWITQDIAAYLNKQKLTISEIKLTPQTIAEVISRIEKGKISNAQAKEKLADLLTGISVEEVFAGQELITDPAVLGPIVDEIIAANPQQVEKYRGGNINLKGFFVGQVLKKTNKRAEPKLTNELVERKLNNS, from the coding sequence ATGAGCATAGCCACAGCTGTAAAAACAGAATACGAAGCCATCATAGGACTAGAAACCCATTGTCAACTTAGCACCAATACCAAAATTTTTTCCAGCAGCTCTACTGCTTTTGGTGCTGAACCCAACACCAATATTGACCCAGTCTGTATGGGTTTACCGGGTGTCTTACCAGTCCTCAATGCTAAAGTTCTAGAATATGCAGTTAAAGCAGGTTTAGCTTTAAACTGTCAAATTGCCAAGTATAGTAAATTTGACCGTAAACAGTATTTTTATCCTGATCTGCCAAAAAACTATCAAATTTCCCAATATGACCTACCCATAGCTGAACATGGTTGGCTAGAAATCGAAATGGTAGATGATCATGATAACCCCGTTCGTAAACGGATTGGTATTACTCGTCTACACATGGAAGAGGATGCAGGAAAGTTGGTGCATGCTGGCAGTGATCGATTAGCTGGTTCCAGTTATTCCCTAGTAGACTACAATCGTGCTGGTGTACCCTTAATAGAAATTGTTTCGGAACCCGATCTACGTTCCGGTCAAGAAGCAGCTGAATACGCCCAGGAATTACGTAGAATTATGCGATATTTGGGTGTGAGTGATGGGAATATGCAAGAAGGTTCCCTCCGCTGTGATGTGAATATTTCTGTTCGTCCAGTGGGGGAAAAGAAATTTGGCACTAAGGTGGAAATCAAAAATATGAACTCCTTTAGTGCTATCCAAAGAGCAATAGATTATGAGATTCAACGTCAAATTGCTGCTATAGAAGCAGGAGAGAGAATAATTCAAGAAACCCGTTTGTGGGAGGAAGGTTCCCAACGCACTAGCAGTATGCGAGTGAAAGAAGGTTCTAGTGATTATCGTTATTTCCCCGAACCGGATTTAGCACCTATTGAAGTTTCCCATAGCCAACTAGAAACCTGGAGATCTGAATTACCAGAATTACCCGCTCAAAAACGTCACCGTTATGAACATGAGTTGGGACTTTCAGCATACGATACCAGAGTCTTAACGGAGGATCTACCAGTCACAGAATATTTTGAAACTGCTATAAATGCTGGTGCTAACCCCAAATCAGCTGCTAATTGGATTACTCAAGATATAGCTGCCTACCTAAACAAACAAAAACTTACCATATCAGAAATTAAACTGACACCCCAGACCATAGCGGAGGTGATTAGTCGTATTGAGAAAGGTAAAATTAGTAATGCTCAAGCAAAAGAAAAATTGGCGGATTTACTTACAGGTATTTCTGTGGAGGAAGTCTTTGCTGGTCAGGAATTAATCACGGATCCAGCCGTGTTAGGTCCCATAGTGGATGAAATAATTGCTGCTAATCCACAACAGGTGGAGAAATACCGGGGTGGCAATATTAACCTCAAGGGTTTCTTTGTGGGACAAGTATTGAAAAAGACTAATAAACGAGCGGAACCCAAACTAACCAACGAACTAGTGGAAAGAAAACTCAACAACTCATAA